The proteins below come from a single Mucilaginibacter mali genomic window:
- a CDS encoding ferritin-like domain-containing protein, with the protein MKTLFDTGTNVNMARRSFLRYAGAGAVAATGVLAMSSCHKHHDNIFNTVDVGSGDTGILNYAYALEQLEAAFYIQVALTPYSGITPTETALLTDIRDHEVAHREFFKAALGSNAIGSLTPDFSSINFSNRTQVLAAAQAFEDTGVSAYNGAGYLIQSPDYLLLAGKIVSVEARHASYIRNLVSYGSFANNMILDGNGMDKAQSIAQVLPIANTYLKTKVSAASFNYVP; encoded by the coding sequence ATGAAAACATTATTTGACACAGGAACTAACGTAAACATGGCTCGCCGGTCGTTTTTGCGCTATGCAGGTGCAGGGGCAGTTGCCGCGACAGGTGTACTGGCCATGTCATCGTGCCACAAACACCACGATAACATTTTTAACACAGTTGATGTAGGTTCGGGCGATACCGGCATTTTAAATTATGCCTACGCGCTTGAGCAATTAGAGGCGGCCTTTTATATCCAGGTTGCATTAACGCCGTACAGCGGGATTACGCCTACTGAGACAGCCTTGTTAACTGACATCAGGGACCACGAAGTAGCGCATCGCGAATTCTTCAAAGCAGCTTTAGGTTCAAACGCTATCGGCAGTTTGACCCCCGATTTTAGCAGTATTAATTTCAGTAATCGTACCCAGGTGCTTGCAGCGGCCCAGGCTTTTGAAGATACAGGGGTTAGCGCCTATAATGGCGCAGGCTACCTGATACAAAGCCCGGATTATTTGCTATTGGCCGGTAAGATCGTTTCGGTAGAGGCGCGCCATGCCTCATATATCCGCAACCTGGTTAGTTACGGTAGCTTTGCCAACAATATGATTTTAGATGGCAATGGTATGGACAAGGCCCAAAGCATCGCGCAGGTATTGCCCATTGCCAACACCTATCTTAAAACCAAAGTTAGCGCTGCTTCATTCAATTACGTCCCTTAA
- the scpB gene encoding SMC-Scp complex subunit ScpB yields the protein MDRIEQHIEALIFASEQSIRVEEIVYCLQATFGEDFAEQDIKTHLDSIKTKYQSPALALEMVKIGNGYQFLTKKDHHPVINQLQLQRSKKKLSQAAIETLAIIAYKQPVTKLDVEQIRGVNSDYSIQKLLEKELITISGKSETVGKPLLYSTSPLFMDYFGINGISELPQIKDFTENTISIGEEQE from the coding sequence ATGGATCGCATTGAACAACATATTGAGGCTTTAATATTCGCGTCGGAACAAAGCATCCGCGTTGAAGAGATCGTTTACTGCCTGCAGGCCACGTTCGGGGAGGATTTTGCAGAACAGGATATCAAAACGCATCTTGATAGCATCAAAACCAAATATCAGTCGCCTGCTTTAGCTTTAGAAATGGTTAAAATAGGCAATGGTTACCAGTTTTTAACCAAAAAAGATCATCACCCGGTTATTAACCAGTTGCAGCTGCAACGATCGAAAAAGAAGTTAAGCCAGGCCGCTATAGAAACGCTGGCTATTATTGCCTATAAGCAACCGGTAACCAAACTGGATGTGGAACAAATAAGGGGAGTTAACAGCGATTACTCTATCCAAAAACTGCTGGAAAAGGAATTGATAACGATATCGGGTAAGTCGGAAACCGTTGGGAAGCCGCTTTTATACAGCACAAGCCCCTTGTTTATGGATTATTTTGGCATAAACGGCATCAGCGAATTACCTCAGATTAAAGACTTTACAGAGAACACAATTAGCATTGGCGAAGAGCAGGAATAA
- a CDS encoding GNAT family N-acetyltransferase, with protein sequence MTIIEVKDKASAKKFRDVARYIYKDDPNWVCPLDNEIEAVFDPAKNNFHTHGKCARWILVNEQQQPIGRVAAFINDLKAYNYEQPTGGMGFFECVNDQAAAFLLFDTAKQWLSQQGMKAMDGPINFGENDSFWGLLVDGFTQPSYGMTYNQPYYRAFFEAYGFNTLYEQITNHLDVHKPFPERFTKIANWVAQKPGYTFKHLKISEIDKFGADFIEIYNDAWRDFENFVPIEKATVLESFGKMKAIMDEKLIWFAYVNDEPASFIIILPDANQMIKPLNGKLDLIGKLKFLYYRWKGVSRMRAIVMGTKQKFQKHGLESAIFIKLKEYVLPLHQYDELELSWVGDFNDKMLAIHEATGATFGKRHLTMRCIF encoded by the coding sequence ATGACGATAATTGAGGTAAAGGATAAGGCATCAGCAAAAAAATTCAGGGACGTTGCCCGGTACATTTATAAAGATGACCCCAACTGGGTTTGCCCGCTGGATAATGAGATTGAAGCTGTTTTTGATCCGGCTAAAAACAACTTTCATACACATGGCAAATGTGCCCGCTGGATCTTAGTGAACGAACAGCAACAGCCCATTGGCCGCGTGGCTGCTTTTATTAATGATCTGAAGGCTTATAATTACGAGCAGCCTACAGGCGGAATGGGATTTTTTGAGTGTGTTAACGATCAGGCCGCTGCTTTTTTATTATTCGATACGGCTAAGCAGTGGCTAAGTCAGCAGGGGATGAAAGCGATGGACGGACCAATCAACTTTGGCGAGAACGATAGCTTTTGGGGACTGCTGGTAGATGGCTTTACCCAGCCATCGTACGGGATGACCTATAATCAGCCCTACTATCGCGCCTTTTTTGAAGCATACGGGTTTAATACACTATACGAGCAGATCACCAATCACCTGGATGTACACAAGCCCTTTCCTGAGCGTTTCACCAAAATAGCGAATTGGGTGGCCCAAAAGCCCGGCTACACCTTTAAACATTTAAAAATTAGCGAGATAGATAAATTTGGGGCCGACTTTATTGAGATCTATAACGATGCATGGCGCGATTTTGAAAATTTTGTGCCAATAGAAAAAGCGACCGTACTGGAAAGTTTTGGAAAGATGAAAGCTATAATGGATGAAAAGCTGATCTGGTTTGCTTATGTAAACGATGAACCGGCCTCATTCATCATCATCCTGCCCGATGCCAACCAAATGATAAAACCATTAAATGGCAAACTTGACCTTATCGGCAAGCTGAAGTTTTTATATTACCGCTGGAAGGGCGTATCGCGTATGCGGGCCATTGTGATGGGTACCAAGCAAAAATTTCAAAAGCACGGTTTAGAATCGGCTATTTTTATTAAGCTTAAGGAATATGTACTGCCGCTTCACCAGTACGATGAATTGGAATTATCGTGGGTTGGCGATTTTAACGATAAAATGCTGGCTATACACGAAGCCACTGGCGCTACCTTTGGGAAAAGGCATTTGACCATGCGATGTATATTTTAG
- a CDS encoding helix-turn-helix domain-containing protein, with product MKTLGKKIRLLRHQKGWSQEDVAKRLDISIPAFSKIETGITDINLSRLEQISNLFEMTVVQLLTFNETEQDQKFQNELETVNKKLMDRETEVIDLQKKVIELFEELRHNKVTA from the coding sequence ATGAAAACCCTTGGAAAAAAAATCAGATTACTTCGTCATCAAAAGGGATGGAGCCAGGAAGATGTTGCAAAGCGCTTAGACATCTCTATTCCTGCTTTCTCTAAAATTGAGACAGGTATTACTGATATCAACCTGTCGCGTCTTGAACAGATCTCTAATCTGTTTGAAATGACTGTGGTTCAGTTGCTTACGTTTAATGAAACTGAGCAGGACCAAAAATTCCAGAACGAACTGGAAACCGTTAATAAGAAACTGATGGACCGTGAAACGGAAGTTATCGACTTGCAGAAGAAAGTGATCGAGCTTTTCGAAGAACTTCGACATAATAAAGTTACCGCATAA
- a CDS encoding UDP-N-acetylmuramate--L-alanine ligase, with protein MKVHFIAVGGSAMHNLAIALHNKGFRVTGSDDVLFEPSRSRLAKYGILPEQEGWHPEMITPDLDAVILGMHARVDNPELLKAQELGLKIYSYPEYIYEQSKDKQRVVIGGSHGKTTITSMILHVLQQAGKDFDYLVGAQLAGFETMVKLTDAPIIVIEGDEYLASPIDRRPKFHLYKANIAVISGIAWDHINVFPTFDSYVEQFRLFIKTIQPGGKLIYSETDAVLNEAVAADDSKNIEKLPYRLPQYSIADGITSVVAGGESYPLEVFGDHNLLNMEAARLVCLQLGIDADTFYKAITTFKGAARRLELLAKDSSTNIYKDFAHSPSKLQATIHAVKTQFPDRGLVACIELHTFSSLNRDFLKEYAGTLDIADEAIVFIDKKTFEQKKMEPYDASVVKAAFAKDNLLFFNDPAQLKKHLEALEMSGKNLLLMSSGNFGGIDLSALANVIIKNSLN; from the coding sequence ATGAAAGTACACTTTATAGCCGTTGGCGGCAGCGCGATGCACAACCTGGCTATTGCTCTCCACAATAAAGGCTTCCGGGTTACCGGGTCGGATGATGTACTTTTTGAACCATCGCGCAGCAGGCTGGCTAAATACGGCATACTACCCGAGCAGGAGGGGTGGCACCCGGAAATGATCACACCCGATCTGGACGCTGTGATCCTGGGGATGCACGCCCGCGTTGATAATCCCGAATTATTAAAAGCGCAGGAATTAGGTTTAAAGATCTATTCGTACCCCGAATATATTTACGAGCAATCTAAGGATAAGCAGCGTGTGGTTATTGGTGGCAGCCATGGCAAAACCACCATCACCAGTATGATACTGCATGTGTTGCAGCAGGCTGGTAAGGATTTTGATTACCTGGTAGGCGCGCAATTAGCCGGTTTTGAAACCATGGTGAAGTTAACCGATGCACCCATTATTGTAATTGAGGGTGACGAATACCTGGCATCGCCTATAGACCGTCGTCCCAAGTTCCACTTGTACAAAGCTAACATCGCGGTGATAAGCGGTATCGCATGGGATCATATCAACGTATTCCCTACGTTTGATAGCTATGTGGAGCAGTTTCGCCTGTTCATTAAAACGATACAGCCCGGCGGTAAACTCATTTACAGCGAAACCGATGCGGTTTTGAATGAGGCTGTTGCGGCTGATGATTCGAAGAATATCGAAAAACTGCCTTATCGCTTACCTCAATACAGCATTGCTGATGGCATAACATCTGTAGTTGCCGGTGGGGAAAGTTACCCGCTTGAAGTGTTTGGCGACCATAACCTGTTGAATATGGAGGCGGCCCGCCTGGTTTGCCTGCAATTGGGTATTGATGCAGATACTTTTTATAAGGCTATTACCACCTTTAAAGGTGCTGCCCGACGCCTTGAACTATTGGCAAAAGATAGCAGCACAAATATTTACAAAGATTTTGCGCATTCGCCATCAAAACTACAGGCTACAATACATGCGGTAAAAACGCAATTCCCGGATAGGGGACTGGTGGCTTGTATAGAACTACACACCTTTAGCAGCCTGAATAGGGACTTTTTAAAGGAATATGCCGGTACATTAGATATTGCCGATGAGGCCATTGTGTTTATCGACAAGAAGACATTCGAGCAAAAAAAGATGGAGCCTTACGATGCATCGGTGGTGAAAGCCGCTTTTGCTAAAGATAATTTATTGTTTTTCAACGATCCGGCCCAGCTTAAAAAGCACCTGGAAGCGTTGGAAATGAGTGGAAAAAACCTATTGCTGATGAGTTCGGGCAATTTTGGCGGGATAGATCTATCGGCCTTAGCTAATGTTATAATAAAAAATTCTCTGAATTAA
- the trpA gene encoding tryptophan synthase subunit alpha, whose translation MNRLNQLFNTKKQDLLSIYFTAGYPALNTTVDIAEALEKAGADFLEVGFPYSDPVADGPTIQNSSQTALENGMTLKVLFEELKELRKRVSIPIILMGYVNPMVQYGVERFCQTAAEVGVDGVIVPDLPMYEYENMYKDTFAKYGLSNIFLVTPQTSEERIRKIDSLSNSFIYLLSSSSITGGNLNVSNQIEDYYKRVKAMDLKNPLIIGFGISNNATYKKACQYANGAIVGSVFVKYLGSRPDYLQGIGDFVKTIK comes from the coding sequence ATGAACCGTTTAAATCAACTCTTCAATACAAAAAAGCAGGATCTGCTGTCTATATACTTCACCGCGGGATACCCTGCGCTAAACACTACTGTTGATATAGCTGAAGCGCTGGAAAAGGCCGGGGCCGATTTCCTGGAAGTAGGCTTCCCATATTCCGATCCGGTGGCAGATGGCCCGACTATTCAAAATAGCTCGCAAACGGCGTTGGAAAACGGCATGACGCTTAAAGTGCTTTTTGAAGAATTAAAAGAACTGCGCAAACGGGTGAGCATTCCCATTATCCTGATGGGATATGTCAACCCGATGGTGCAATATGGCGTTGAACGCTTTTGCCAAACCGCTGCCGAAGTTGGTGTAGATGGCGTTATTGTTCCCGATTTGCCGATGTACGAGTATGAGAACATGTACAAGGATACCTTTGCCAAATATGGCCTGAGCAACATCTTTTTGGTTACCCCGCAAACATCCGAAGAGCGTATACGCAAAATTGATAGCCTGAGTAACAGCTTTATTTATTTGTTGTCCTCATCATCAATTACAGGTGGAAATCTGAATGTATCCAACCAAATTGAGGATTATTACAAACGCGTTAAAGCCATGGATCTGAAAAATCCGCTGATCATCGGTTTTGGTATTTCTAACAATGCTACCTATAAAAAAGCCTGCCAATATGCCAATGGCGCCATTGTAGGCAGTGTTTTTGTAAAGTACCTGGGTTCCCGGCCCGACTATTTGCAAGGCATAGGCGATTTTGTGAAAACCATAAAATAA
- the trpB gene encoding tryptophan synthase subunit beta, which translates to MKYGVNEQGYYGDFGGAYIPEMLYPNVEELRQQYQTILNDDSFKAEFNQLLKDYVGRPSPLYHAKRYSEKYGANIFLKREDLNHTGSHKINNAIGQILLAERLGKKRIIAETGAGQHGVATATVCALKGIECVVYMGEIDIQRQAPNVARMKMLGAKVVPATSGSKTLKDATNEAMRDWINNPVDTHYIIGSVVGPYPYPEMVAQFQSIISLETKKQLLEQTGRELPDYVLACVGGGSNAMGMFYHFLDDEGVKLIAVEAAGKGVESGHSAATTFLGKEGVLHGSRTILMQTEDGQVVEPYSISAGLDYPGIGPQHAHLYKIKRAEYVSITDEESLQAGLLLSQTEGIIPAIESAHAFAYLEKMQFKKDDNVVICLSGRGDKDLDTYIKYFGY; encoded by the coding sequence ATGAAATACGGAGTTAACGAACAAGGCTATTACGGCGATTTTGGCGGGGCCTACATCCCCGAAATGCTTTACCCTAATGTTGAAGAATTGAGACAGCAGTATCAAACGATATTGAACGATGATAGCTTTAAAGCCGAGTTTAACCAGTTGCTGAAAGATTACGTAGGCCGGCCGTCGCCACTGTATCACGCTAAGCGTTATTCTGAAAAATATGGCGCGAATATCTTCCTGAAGCGGGAAGACTTGAACCACACCGGCTCGCACAAGATCAACAACGCTATCGGGCAGATACTGTTAGCCGAACGTTTGGGTAAAAAACGCATCATCGCCGAAACAGGCGCTGGTCAGCATGGTGTAGCTACGGCTACCGTTTGTGCATTGAAGGGTATCGAGTGCGTAGTTTATATGGGCGAGATCGATATCCAGCGTCAGGCACCAAACGTGGCCCGTATGAAAATGCTGGGGGCTAAGGTAGTTCCGGCTACATCGGGCAGTAAAACACTGAAGGATGCCACTAACGAGGCGATGCGTGATTGGATCAATAATCCGGTCGATACCCATTATATCATCGGTTCGGTGGTTGGGCCTTATCCATACCCCGAAATGGTAGCGCAGTTTCAATCCATTATATCTTTGGAAACTAAAAAGCAATTGCTGGAACAAACCGGCAGGGAGTTACCCGATTACGTTTTGGCTTGTGTAGGCGGAGGCAGCAATGCCATGGGCATGTTCTATCATTTTTTGGATGATGAAGGCGTAAAACTGATAGCCGTTGAAGCAGCCGGTAAAGGTGTGGAAAGTGGTCACTCCGCAGCTACTACATTTTTGGGTAAGGAAGGTGTGCTGCACGGTAGCCGCACAATCCTGATGCAAACAGAAGATGGCCAGGTGGTTGAACCATACTCAATTTCAGCTGGTTTAGATTACCCGGGGATTGGCCCGCAACATGCGCACCTGTACAAAATTAAACGTGCCGAATATGTAAGCATAACTGATGAAGAATCGCTGCAGGCCGGCTTGTTGTTATCGCAAACCGAGGGCATTATCCCGGCTATAGAAAGCGCTCATGCATTTGCCTATCTTGAAAAAATGCAGTTTAAAAAGGATGATAACGTGGTTATCTGCCTCTCGGGCAGGGGAGACAAGGATCTGGATACTTATATTAAATATTTTGGCTATTAG
- a CDS encoding phosphoribosylanthranilate isomerase, producing the protein MKIKVCGLREAGNIEAVAALKPDYMGFIWYTQSPRYVYRLPKDVLAALPANITKTAVFVNEHIDIITALIHEFGFNAVQLHGKESPEVCAELKQEVQVLKAFGVDEHFDFEQLKPYAGKVDYFLFDTKTEKHGGSGRVFNWDVLNDYRMDTPFFLSGGLSLDNLAEVKNIKHPAFYGVDLNSRFETSPGMKNIEKLKQAFAVLR; encoded by the coding sequence ATGAAAATAAAAGTTTGCGGCCTACGCGAGGCGGGAAATATTGAAGCGGTTGCCGCGCTGAAGCCTGATTATATGGGCTTTATCTGGTACACGCAATCGCCGCGTTATGTGTACCGTTTGCCCAAAGATGTGCTGGCTGCTTTGCCTGCTAATATCACCAAGACAGCCGTTTTTGTGAATGAGCACATCGACATTATAACGGCGCTGATCCATGAATTTGGCTTTAACGCGGTGCAGTTGCACGGTAAGGAAAGCCCCGAAGTTTGCGCTGAATTGAAGCAGGAAGTGCAGGTACTTAAAGCTTTTGGTGTGGACGAACATTTTGACTTTGAGCAGTTAAAGCCTTATGCCGGCAAGGTAGATTATTTCCTGTTCGATACCAAGACCGAAAAGCACGGCGGCTCGGGTAGGGTGTTTAACTGGGATGTGCTGAATGATTACCGGATGGATACCCCATTCTTTTTAAGCGGGGGCCTTAGTCTGGATAATCTGGCCGAAGTAAAAAACATTAAACATCCGGCCTTTTACGGTGTTGACCTGAACAGTAGATTTGAAACATCGCCGGGTATGAAGAATATAGAAAAATTGAAACAGGCATTTGCTGTTTTAAGATAA
- the trpD gene encoding anthranilate phosphoribosyltransferase: protein MKSILNHLFEHKTFSHEQSKEILTNIALGKYNNSQMAAFMTAYCMRSITVDELEGFRDAMIDLCLPVKLDADEVIDLCGTGGDGKDTFNISTLASFVVAGAGYKVAKHGNYGVSSGCGSSNVMEFLGYQFTNDTDVLRRNMDESNICFLHAPLFHPAMKTVAPIRRELGVKTFFNMLGPLVNPARPNNQMAGVYNLELARLYAYLYQKSDVKYTILNALDGYDEISLTCDFKTFSTEGEKINTIESLGFDKLDPSEIIGGHTVSDSAKIFSDVLNGDGTTAQNNVVLCNAALAIRTINPEKSFADCYYDAEDALLSKKALKSFNKLINKN from the coding sequence ATGAAAAGCATATTAAACCACTTATTCGAACACAAAACATTTAGCCACGAGCAATCGAAGGAGATACTGACGAACATCGCGTTGGGTAAATACAATAACTCGCAAATGGCCGCTTTTATGACAGCCTATTGCATGCGTAGCATCACCGTTGATGAGTTGGAGGGATTCCGCGATGCGATGATCGACCTGTGCTTGCCCGTTAAGCTGGATGCGGATGAGGTGATCGATCTTTGCGGTACCGGTGGCGATGGAAAGGACACCTTTAATATCTCTACACTGGCATCGTTTGTGGTGGCCGGCGCCGGGTATAAAGTGGCCAAACATGGCAACTACGGCGTATCATCAGGTTGCGGCTCATCAAACGTGATGGAGTTTTTAGGCTACCAGTTCACTAATGATACTGATGTATTGCGCCGGAATATGGACGAATCTAATATCTGCTTCCTGCATGCACCTTTGTTCCACCCCGCCATGAAAACCGTTGCCCCCATCCGCCGGGAGTTGGGTGTGAAGACATTCTTTAATATGCTTGGTCCGCTGGTGAACCCGGCACGGCCAAATAACCAGATGGCCGGGGTTTATAACCTTGAACTGGCGCGGTTGTATGCTTACCTGTACCAAAAATCGGATGTAAAGTATACCATTCTTAATGCGCTTGATGGTTATGACGAGATATCGTTGACCTGTGATTTTAAAACATTTAGCACTGAGGGAGAGAAGATCAACACCATCGAATCATTAGGGTTCGATAAGCTTGATCCATCCGAGATTATTGGCGGGCACACTGTGAGCGATTCGGCGAAAATATTCAGCGATGTGCTGAATGGCGATGGTACTACTGCTCAAAATAATGTGGTATTGTGTAATGCAGCCCTGGCTATCCGTACCATCAACCCCGAAAAATCATTTGCCGATTGCTATTACGATGCCGAGGACGCGTTGCTAAGCAAGAAAGCCTTGAAGAGCTTTAATAAACTGATCAATAAAAACTAA
- a CDS encoding ion channel, with amino-acid sequence MAIPHPKKINPEDDLGFGPQPVVKSQPLLNRDGSVNVRRKGHSLFNTADYYHNLITMNWGKFWLIILSGYLVVNLIFACIYLAIGSDSLYGTEGATGMDSFFNAFFFSAQTMSTVGYGHISPRGMVANSVAALESMLGLLAFALATGLLYGRFSRPTAKIVYSKKLLVSPYKVDGRGLMFRLANMRRNILIGLSVEVIFSYNEDVDGKTVRRFFPLELERSNVSILTVSWTIVHPLDDNSPLRDMTLEELKRTEAGFSVMLKAFDDTFSQTVHSRAAYYASDIVWDAKFRPTFDRDENGIIVLDLSRLHHYDAV; translated from the coding sequence ATGGCTATCCCCCATCCTAAAAAGATCAACCCCGAAGACGACCTGGGCTTTGGCCCACAGCCGGTTGTAAAAAGCCAGCCCCTGCTTAACCGCGATGGTTCGGTAAACGTAAGGCGCAAAGGCCACTCCCTGTTCAACACAGCCGATTATTATCACAACCTGATTACCATGAACTGGGGTAAATTTTGGCTGATCATTCTTTCAGGCTACCTGGTAGTGAACCTGATATTTGCCTGTATATACCTTGCTATAGGTTCCGACAGCCTTTACGGAACCGAGGGCGCAACGGGTATGGATAGCTTCTTCAACGCGTTTTTCTTCTCGGCGCAAACCATGTCGACGGTAGGTTATGGGCATATCAGTCCGCGGGGGATGGTGGCCAACAGTGTGGCCGCGCTCGAATCAATGTTAGGTTTGCTGGCGTTCGCGCTAGCTACCGGTCTGTTGTACGGGCGTTTCTCAAGGCCAACGGCCAAGATAGTTTACAGCAAAAAACTGCTGGTTTCACCCTACAAGGTTGATGGCCGGGGGCTAATGTTCAGGCTGGCTAATATGCGCAGGAACATCCTGATTGGCTTGAGTGTAGAAGTTATCTTCTCGTACAATGAAGATGTTGATGGCAAGACCGTACGCCGCTTTTTCCCGCTTGAACTGGAACGCAGCAATGTAAGTATACTCACCGTAAGTTGGACGATTGTCCACCCGCTGGATGACAACAGCCCTTTGCGGGATATGACCCTGGAAGAATTGAAAAGAACAGAAGCCGGCTTTAGCGTGATGCTAAAGGCATTTGACGATACCTTTTCGCAAACGGTGCATTCGCGCGCGGCCTATTACGCAAGCGATATTGTTTGGGATGCCAAGTTCAGACCAACGTTTGACAGGGATGAGAATGGGATCATCGTGCTTGATCTCTCGCGGTTGCATCATTATGATGCGGTGTGA
- a CDS encoding DUF433 domain-containing protein, with protein MNYTEYIEIDPAKRFGKPIISGTRISVYDVLSWLSEGMSTNDIISDFPELTEDQIKACLSYAADKEHKLMRVV; from the coding sequence ATGAACTACACCGAGTACATCGAGATTGACCCAGCAAAACGCTTTGGCAAACCGATTATTAGCGGTACAAGGATATCAGTATACGACGTATTAAGTTGGTTGTCTGAGGGGATGTCAACTAATGATATCATTTCTGATTTCCCGGAACTTACCGAAGATCAGATCAAGGCATGCCTATCTTATGCGGCCGATAAGGAGCACAAGTTAATGAGGGTTGTGTAG